The proteins below come from a single Miscanthus floridulus cultivar M001 chromosome 1, ASM1932011v1, whole genome shotgun sequence genomic window:
- the LOC136450148 gene encoding probable receptor-like protein kinase At5g24010, whose protein sequence is MAVLVLLLLATFLPSTALAAFSPAFSFFLACGAGSTVTFPRDNPARTFTPDDRYLTTKSVAAVTNASPNSAASRLYAAARASSSAFSYRLSFSDSAGQAAFLVLRLHFFPFSPASPSTVSISSARFAVSVRLQDAYTVLSSFSPPSAGVVKEFFVPAGASGEFRVTFTPDAGSAAFVNAVELFPAPAELLWNGSVTPVGAGAAAPDKAAWPKDALETVYRLNVGGPEVTKENDTLWRTWLPDDPFLFGPAGASMLQNTTTAIVYATYTRELAPDVVYKTQRAANVSAAGLGAVPPRFNVTWTFSAEPGSNYLVRLHFCDYEPPSSVVGVVIVFNVFVAQAIGTQDFTPTQTQANTALYMDYEATAPISGNLTVSIGMSAKSSQGGFLNGLEIMKVRPSESRGSSRRVLIIALSTVLGASVLAAAALCLFFVVRRKRRMARPAPLEKESSKPLPWSQESFGWVLEPSSRSGEGTTGAMQRVSTQLHIPLEELRSATDNFHERNLIGVGGFGNVYRGALRDGTRVAVKRATRASRQGLPEFQTEIVVLSRIRHRHLVSLIGYCNEQAEMILVYEYMEKGTLRSHLYGPDSDGEAPLSWKQRLEVCIGAARGLHYLHTGYSENIIHRDVKSTNILLGDGFIAKVADFGLSRIGPSFGETHVSTAVKGSFGYLDPEYFKTQQLTDRSDVYSFGVVLFEVLCARPVIDQALERDQINLAEWAVGWQRRGQLDRIADPRILGEVNENSLRKFAETAERCLADYGLERPSMGDVLWNLEYCLQLQETHVRRDAFEDSGAVGAQFPEDVVVPRWVPLSTSFMTTDDPDDTVVTDVGVANSKVFSQLSSGEGR, encoded by the coding sequence ATGgctgtcctcgtcctcctcctcctcgccaccTTCCTCCCGTCCACCGCCCTGGCCGCCTTCTCCCcggccttctccttcttcctcgccTGCGGCGCCGGCTCCACCGTCACCTTCCCACGCGACAACCCAGCCCGCACCTTCACCCCGGACGACCGTTACCTGACCACCAAAAGCGTCGCGGCGGTGACGAACGCCAGCCCCAACAGCGCCGCCTCCCGGCTCTACGCCGCTGCGCGCGCTTCCAGCTCCGCCTTCTCGTACAGGCTTTCTTTCTCCGACTCCGCCGGGCAGGCCGCGTTCCTCGTCCTCCGCCTCCACTTCTTCCCTTTCTCCCCTGCCTCGCCGTCCACCGTCAGCATCTCCTCCGCGCGCTTCGCGGTCTCTGTTCGGCTTCAGGACGCGTACACCGTGCTGTCCTCCTTCTCGCCGCCGAGCGCCGGCGTCGTCAAGGAGTTCTTCGTCCCGGCAGGCGCCTCCGGTGAATTCCGCGTCACGTTCACTCCGGACGCCGGCTCGGCCGCGTTCGTCAACGCCGTCGAACTGTTCCCGGCTCCAGCGGAGCTGCTGTGGAACGGCAGCGTGACGCCGGTGGGCGCAGGCGCGGCGGCCCCCGACAAAGCCGCGTGGCCGAAGGACGCGCTGGAGACAGTGTACCGCCTCAACGTGGGCGGCCCCGAGGTGACCAAGGAGAACGACACGCTCTGGCGGACGTGGCTCCCCGACGACCCCTTCCTCTTCGGTCCCGCGGGGGCCTCCATGCTGCAGAACACGACCACCGCGATCGTCTACGCCACCTACACCAGGGAGTTGGCGCCCGACGTCGTCTACAAGACGCAGCGCGCCGCGAACGTGTCGGCGGCCGGATTAGGGGCGGTACCTCCGCGTTTCAACGTCACGTGGACCTTCTCGGCGGAACCGGGGTCCAACTACCTCGTCCGTCTCCACTTCTGCGACtacgagccgccgagctccgtcgTCGGAGTCGTCATCGTGTTCAACGTCTTCGTCGCTCAAGCCATTGGCACCCAAGACTTCACGCCCACACAGACGCAGGCGAACACGGCCTTATACATGGACTACGAGGCCACGGCGCCCATCTCCGGGAACCTCACCGTCAGCATCGGCATGTCCGCCAAGAGCAGCCAAGGGGGCTTCCTGAACGGGCTGGAGATCATGAAGGTGCGACCTTCGGAGTCACGTGGTAGCAGCAGGAGAGTTTTGATCATCGCGCTCTCGACCGTGCTCGGCGCCTCGGTTCTCGCGGCCGCCGCGCTCTGCTTGTTCTTCGTCGTGCGGAGAAaaaggcggatggcgcggccggcgCCGTTGGAGAAGGAGAGCAGCAAGCCGCTGCCGTGGTCGCAGGAAAGCTTCGGGTGGGTGCTAGAGCCGTCGAGCAGGTCAGGCGAGGGCACGACCGGCGCGATGCAGAGGGTGAGCACGCAGCTCCACATCCCGCTGGAGGAGCTGAGGTCGGCCACCGACAACTTCCACGAGCGCAACCTCATCGGTGTGGGCGGCTTCGGCAACGTGTACCGCGGCGCGCTCCGCGACGGCACCCGCGTGGCGGTAAAGCGCGCGACGCGCGCGTCCAGGCAGGGCCTGCCGGAGTTCCAGACGGAGATCGTGGTGCTGTCCCGCATCCGTCACCGGCACCTGGTGTCCCTCATCGGCTACTGCAACGAGCAGGCGGAGATGATCCTGGTGTACGAGTACATGGAGAAGGGCACGCTGCGGAGCCACCTGTACGGGCCGGACTCCGACGGGGAGGCGCCGCTGTCGTGGAAGCAGCGGCTGGAGGTGTGTATCGGCGCCGCCAGGGGGCTGCACTACCTGCACACGGGCTACTCCGAGAACATCATCCACCGCGACGTCAAGTCCACCAACATCCTCCTCGGCGACGGGTTCATCGCCAAGGTGGCCGACTTCGGGCTATCGCGCATCGGCCCGTCGTTCGGGGAGACGCACGTGAGCACGGCGGTGAAGGGCAGTTTCGGGTACCTTGACCCGGAGTACTTCAAGACGCAGCAGCTGACGGACCGGTCCGACGTCTACTCCTTCGGGGTGGTGCTGTTCGAGGTGCTGTGCGCGCGGCCGGTGATCGACCAGGCGCTGGAGCGCGACCAGATCAACCTCGCCGAGTGGGCCGTCGGGTGGCAGAGGCGCGGGCAGCTGGACCGGATCGCCGACCCGCGGATCCTCGGGGAGGTGAACGAGAACTCGCTGCGCAAGTTCGCGGAGACGGCGGAGCGGTGCCTGGCGGACTACGGGCTGGAGCGGCCGTCCATGGGCGACGTGCTGTGGAACCTCGAGTACTGCCTGCAGCTGCAGGAGACGCACGTGCGGCGGGACGCGTTCGAGGACAGCGGCGCCGTGGGCGCGCAGTTCCCCGAGGACGTCGTCGTCCCGCGCTGGGTGCCGTTGTCGACGAGCTTCATGACGACGGACGATCCGGACGACACGGTCGTCACAGACGTGGGCGTCGCCAACAGCAAGGTGTTCTCCCAGCTCAGCAGCGGCGAGGGCCGATGA